The genomic segment GTTGCGGCCCTGTTCGTTCTGACCTGTTCGGCCCTCTCTTGCGGCGGACCCAAGCGGAAACCGACCTACCCGACCGAAGGGACGCTGCTGCTCGCGGGGAAGCCCGTCGGCGGGGTGACGGTGTTTCTGTACTCGACGGACGCGAACGAGACCGAGCCGACGCACCCGTTCGCGACGACGAACCCCGACGGCACGTTCAGCCTGACGACCAGCGCCCAGAACGACGGCGCCCCGGCCGGGGAATACATCGTCACCCTGCTGTACGAACCGCTGGACTCCCCCCTCGCGCGGGCCAAGGGCAAGCCGCCGACGTTCGACAAGAAGTACAGCGACCCGAAAACGTCGCCGCTGCGTGCCAAAATCGAGAACAAACCGAAGAACACACTCGACCCGTTCGACGTGCGCTGAGGGGACGAGGCGGGGGCAAACGGGGAGAAAAGAGCCACAGATTATGCAGAGGGTGCAGATCAACAAAGAAAAATGATTTTTATGACGTACGATTGATTTGCTGAAAACAATACCGTCTGCGCTCTGAGCATTATCTGCGGCTCTCTATCGTTTCTACCGCCGCCGATCTGTTGCA from the Frigoriglobus tundricola genome contains:
- a CDS encoding peptidase associated/transthyretin-like domain-containing protein, which codes for MTLTRRAAVAALFVLTCSALSCGGPKRKPTYPTEGTLLLAGKPVGGVTVFLYSTDANETEPTHPFATTNPDGTFSLTTSAQNDGAPAGEYIVTLLYEPLDSPLARAKGKPPTFDKKYSDPKTSPLRAKIENKPKNTLDPFDVR